From a region of the Georgenia yuyongxinii genome:
- a CDS encoding SGNH/GDSL hydrolase family protein, which produces MPVLAAYGHSWIAGDGASRPDRCLVATAGRALGATVLNRGVGGSLSTDTAALVAAAAVPRADAYLLMTGLNDARLHGAAPAALGEYAAALATVLGAFGDASPDAAVAIIEQPRLVDYTRHEPYDRGSDELLDAYNDVLRTAAAAAGALVAAPSSWDPATMLAEDTVHPNDRGHAYLAQVVVGVVS; this is translated from the coding sequence GTGCCCGTCCTCGCCGCCTACGGGCACTCGTGGATCGCGGGCGACGGCGCGTCCCGGCCGGACCGCTGCCTGGTGGCCACCGCCGGGCGTGCCCTGGGTGCCACGGTCCTCAACCGGGGCGTCGGAGGCAGCCTCAGCACGGACACCGCCGCCCTCGTCGCGGCCGCCGCCGTGCCGCGCGCCGACGCGTACCTGCTCATGACCGGCTTGAACGACGCCCGGCTCCACGGCGCCGCCCCCGCTGCGCTGGGCGAGTATGCCGCCGCGCTCGCCACGGTCCTCGGCGCCTTCGGCGATGCGAGCCCGGACGCCGCGGTGGCGATCATCGAGCAGCCCCGGCTCGTCGACTACACCCGGCACGAACCCTACGACCGGGGGTCGGACGAGCTCCTCGACGCGTACAACGACGTCCTGCGGACGGCGGCCGCGGCCGCTGGTGCGCTCGTGGCGGCGCCGTCGAGCTGGGACCCGGCCACGATGCTCGCCGAGGACACCGTCCACCCGAACGATCGGGGCCACGCTTACCTGGCGCAGGTGGTCGTGGGCGTGGTGAGCTGA
- a CDS encoding MGH1-like glycoside hydrolase domain-containing protein, which yields MAHAARGADAVENDAEGLRRRVAALLEAHWDEARGYSVPNPSIYPHLWLWDSCFHAIVWAALDDPRALRELEATLDGQLASGLVPHMRYGDAGPDTWLGPLERTSSLTQPPMYGHAARVLADRGSRPADELLTRAVRGLDWLWERRRTELGLVYVVHPWEAGNDHAPRWDDWGAPGRTRADYDRAARTAWNKARMHDVTFAADGSAEWSSSFVACPAGFNAYVAFNLAELAELLDDAVLAGRAAALAEAIDEHLWDEEEQLWADLAVVGGGASARSPTSEGVMPALVTTDRARALAALRQLDDPDRFGAPFGPANVTRTHPAYDPDMYWRGPAWPPLSYLFWVAFARLGLHDAAAGLRARTIRAAWRSGFAEYWNPEDGRGLGAVPQTWAGLVLAMGA from the coding sequence ATGGCGCACGCAGCGAGGGGCGCCGACGCCGTCGAGAACGACGCCGAGGGTCTGCGTCGCCGCGTCGCCGCACTGCTCGAGGCCCACTGGGACGAGGCGCGCGGCTACTCGGTGCCCAACCCGTCGATCTACCCCCACCTGTGGCTGTGGGACTCCTGCTTCCACGCGATCGTGTGGGCGGCGCTGGACGACCCACGGGCGCTGCGTGAGCTCGAGGCCACCCTGGACGGGCAGCTGGCCTCGGGCCTCGTCCCGCACATGCGCTACGGGGACGCGGGCCCCGACACCTGGCTCGGCCCGCTGGAGCGCACCTCGTCGTTGACCCAGCCGCCCATGTACGGCCACGCCGCACGGGTGCTCGCCGACCGTGGGTCGCGCCCCGCCGACGAGCTGCTCACCCGGGCCGTTCGAGGGCTCGACTGGCTGTGGGAGCGGCGGCGCACCGAGCTCGGGCTCGTCTACGTCGTCCACCCCTGGGAGGCGGGCAACGACCACGCCCCGCGCTGGGACGACTGGGGCGCACCCGGACGCACGCGCGCCGACTACGACCGGGCGGCGCGCACGGCATGGAACAAGGCCCGCATGCACGACGTCACGTTCGCGGCCGACGGTTCCGCGGAGTGGTCGTCGAGCTTCGTCGCCTGCCCGGCCGGCTTCAACGCCTACGTGGCGTTCAACCTCGCCGAGCTCGCCGAGCTGCTCGACGACGCCGTGCTCGCCGGACGCGCCGCCGCCCTGGCCGAGGCGATCGACGAGCACCTGTGGGACGAGGAGGAGCAGCTCTGGGCGGACCTGGCGGTCGTCGGCGGCGGCGCCTCCGCCCGCAGCCCGACGAGCGAGGGGGTCATGCCCGCACTCGTCACGACCGACCGTGCCCGGGCCCTCGCCGCGCTGCGCCAGCTCGACGACCCCGACCGGTTCGGCGCCCCCTTCGGGCCGGCGAACGTCACCCGCACCCACCCCGCGTACGACCCGGACATGTACTGGCGCGGACCGGCCTGGCCGCCGCTGAGCTACCTGTTCTGGGTGGCCTTCGCCCGTCTCGGCCTGCACGACGCCGCGGCGGGGCTGCGGGCCCGGACGATCCGCGCGGCCTGGCGCAGCGGCTTCGCCGAGTACTGGAACCCCGAGGACGGCCGTGGCCTGGGCGCCGTCCCGCAGACGTGGGCGGGCCTGGTCCTGGCGATGGGGGCGTGA
- a CDS encoding carbohydrate ABC transporter permease codes for MAAVDVEARPRRAPDAPPRRFSRDRVETVGFGVLRWLIIAGIVVVTIFPFYYMILLSFRPLDAVLQDPGALWVGLDEVTFDSYEAVLTPQSQGGQGFVRFMANSALVAVGTVFATLAIALPGAYAVSRLEFFGRRKIGALFLSVYLFPSILLAIPLFIIFTRLGLRGELLGLLFVYIAQVVPVTIYMLRNYFDTIPVSLEEAAAIDGCTRLGVMWRISLPLAMPGIVSNGLYIFMIAWNEFLFALLFLIERRDNWTVSLGLSQLAGSIEIPTTVLMAGSVILTLPIVIGFFATQRLLTEGLTAGAEKG; via the coding sequence ATGGCCGCCGTCGACGTCGAGGCACGTCCACGCCGGGCCCCCGACGCCCCGCCCCGGCGGTTCAGCCGCGACCGGGTGGAGACGGTCGGGTTCGGCGTGCTGCGCTGGCTCATCATCGCCGGCATCGTCGTGGTGACGATCTTCCCGTTCTACTACATGATCCTGCTCTCCTTCCGCCCGCTGGACGCGGTGCTGCAGGACCCCGGGGCGCTGTGGGTCGGGCTGGACGAGGTCACCTTCGACAGCTACGAGGCCGTCCTGACACCGCAGTCGCAGGGCGGGCAGGGCTTCGTCAGGTTCATGGCCAACAGCGCGCTGGTGGCCGTCGGCACCGTGTTCGCCACCCTGGCCATCGCGCTGCCCGGCGCCTACGCCGTGAGCCGGCTGGAGTTCTTCGGCCGCCGCAAGATCGGGGCGCTGTTCCTCAGCGTCTACCTCTTCCCGAGCATCCTGCTGGCGATCCCGCTGTTCATCATCTTCACGCGGCTGGGGCTGCGCGGGGAGCTCCTCGGGCTGCTGTTCGTCTACATCGCCCAGGTCGTCCCGGTCACGATCTACATGCTGCGCAACTACTTCGACACCATCCCGGTGAGCCTGGAGGAGGCCGCCGCGATCGACGGGTGCACCCGGCTGGGCGTCATGTGGCGGATCAGCCTGCCGCTGGCGATGCCCGGCATCGTCTCCAACGGCCTGTACATCTTCATGATCGCGTGGAACGAGTTCCTGTTCGCGCTGCTCTTCCTCATCGAGCGCCGGGACAACTGGACCGTCTCACTCGGCCTGTCCCAGCTCGCGGGCAGCATCGAGATCCCGACGACCGTCCTCATGGCGGGCTCGGTCATCCTCACGCTGCCGATCGTCATCGGCTTCTTCGCCACGCAGCGGCTGCTCACGGAGGGGCTCACCGCCGGGGCCGAGAAGGGCTGA
- a CDS encoding carbohydrate ABC transporter permease produces the protein MTARTRRSRRSPSQRAEGRAGLTLISPTLVIVLVMVVLPILWTIVLAFQDLRLINIQTAGLVGNFTLSNITEVILSPGFLQALVTTLIYSVCGTALAIGAGLVAALALRRPFPGRSLVRAAVLLPYVAPIVAATFAWTTMLNPQFGVVNYWGTRLLGWDEPIAFLSQRDLDVTFLGWELTLPIALVSVIVFEGWRSFPFAFLFITARLQAVDATLEEAAMVDGATPSQRFRYIIFPQLLPIIAMLSVLRFIWTFNSFDDIYLLTGGGAGTEVVAVRVFNFLTARGDIGAAAAQALVLALILAVLVSIYLRVFTRGGKEL, from the coding sequence ATGACGGCCAGGACCCGCCGCTCACGCCGGTCCCCGTCGCAGCGGGCCGAGGGCCGGGCGGGGCTGACGCTCATCTCCCCGACCCTCGTCATCGTCCTGGTCATGGTCGTCCTGCCGATCCTGTGGACGATCGTGCTCGCCTTCCAGGACCTGCGGCTGATCAATATCCAGACGGCCGGCCTCGTCGGCAACTTCACGCTGTCGAACATCACCGAGGTCATCCTCTCCCCGGGGTTCCTGCAGGCCCTGGTGACGACGCTCATCTACTCCGTGTGCGGCACGGCGCTCGCGATCGGCGCCGGCCTCGTCGCGGCGCTGGCGCTGCGCCGGCCCTTCCCGGGCCGCAGCCTCGTCCGCGCCGCGGTCCTGCTGCCCTACGTCGCCCCCATCGTCGCGGCGACCTTCGCCTGGACGACGATGCTCAACCCCCAGTTCGGGGTGGTCAACTACTGGGGCACCCGGCTGCTCGGCTGGGACGAGCCGATCGCGTTCCTCAGCCAGCGGGACCTGGACGTGACGTTCCTGGGCTGGGAGCTCACCCTCCCCATCGCCCTGGTCAGCGTGATCGTCTTCGAGGGCTGGCGGTCCTTCCCCTTCGCCTTCCTCTTCATCACCGCCCGGCTGCAGGCCGTCGACGCCACGCTGGAGGAGGCGGCCATGGTCGACGGCGCCACGCCGAGCCAGCGGTTCCGGTACATCATCTTTCCCCAGCTGCTGCCGATCATCGCGATGCTCTCGGTCCTGCGGTTCATCTGGACCTTCAACAGCTTCGACGACATCTACCTGCTCACGGGCGGCGGGGCGGGGACCGAGGTCGTCGCAGTGCGGGTGTTCAACTTCCTCACCGCCCGCGGGGACATCGGGGCGGCGGCCGCCCAGGCGCTCGTGCTCGCCCTCATCCTCGCGGTCCTGGTGAGCATCTACCTGCGGGTGTTCACGCGGGGCGGGAAGGAGCTGTGA
- a CDS encoding ABC transporter substrate-binding protein translates to MDRRRIWTALAATTSVTLLAACSGGGDGGGEETSGSTGGGSITVWTTDTLPDRVAATEDIIAKFTEATGIEVELVGVPEDQFNQVLTSSAAAGDLPDVIGSISLAQTRTLAANELANNDAHAAVIDELGEDTFVPRALELTRDGDQQLSVPSDFWAQLLFYRTDLFEAAGLDAPETYDDILAAAEALNTPEVVGFVGANKPGEAFTQQTFEHVALGNGCEMVDESGEITIASDVCVGAFEFYGDLLNNYSVQGGQDVDTVRASYFAGQAAMFIWSTFVLDEMAGLRNDAMPSCPQCADDPAFLAKNTGVVPAILGPDGDEPAQFGEITNWVITATADADPSQQFVTYMMSDGYVDWTAIAPEGKVPVRLGTQDNPTEFADTWATLPVGVDTKAPLSDFYSEDVLEPLQAGPENMQRWAITQGQGDLIGAAAGEQPVAAAVSEVTTGGADPQQAAEDAAAALQSIQDSLG, encoded by the coding sequence ATGGACCGGAGAAGGATCTGGACCGCCCTGGCCGCCACGACGAGCGTGACGCTTCTCGCCGCCTGCAGCGGCGGCGGGGACGGTGGCGGCGAGGAGACGTCCGGCTCGACGGGCGGTGGATCCATCACGGTCTGGACGACGGACACGCTGCCCGACCGCGTCGCCGCGACAGAGGACATCATCGCCAAGTTCACCGAGGCCACGGGCATCGAGGTCGAGCTCGTCGGCGTGCCCGAGGACCAGTTCAACCAGGTGCTGACCTCCTCCGCCGCGGCCGGCGACCTGCCGGACGTCATCGGCTCGATCTCGCTGGCGCAGACCCGCACCCTGGCGGCCAACGAGCTCGCCAACAACGACGCGCACGCCGCCGTGATCGACGAGCTGGGCGAGGACACGTTCGTGCCGCGAGCCCTCGAGCTCACGCGCGACGGCGATCAGCAGCTGTCGGTGCCGTCGGACTTCTGGGCCCAGCTCCTCTTCTACCGCACCGACCTGTTCGAGGCGGCCGGGCTGGACGCCCCGGAGACCTACGACGACATCCTCGCCGCCGCCGAGGCCCTGAACACCCCTGAGGTGGTGGGCTTCGTCGGCGCGAACAAGCCCGGTGAGGCGTTCACCCAGCAGACCTTCGAGCACGTGGCTCTCGGCAACGGGTGCGAGATGGTGGACGAGTCGGGCGAGATCACCATCGCCAGCGACGTGTGCGTCGGGGCCTTCGAGTTCTACGGCGACCTCCTCAACAACTACTCGGTGCAGGGCGGACAGGACGTCGACACCGTCCGCGCCTCGTACTTCGCCGGCCAGGCCGCGATGTTCATCTGGTCGACGTTCGTCCTCGACGAGATGGCCGGGCTGCGCAACGACGCCATGCCGAGCTGCCCGCAGTGCGCGGACGACCCCGCCTTCCTCGCGAAGAACACCGGTGTCGTTCCCGCCATCCTCGGGCCGGACGGCGACGAGCCGGCCCAGTTCGGCGAGATCACCAACTGGGTCATCACGGCCACCGCCGACGCCGACCCGTCCCAGCAGTTCGTCACCTACATGATGAGCGACGGCTACGTCGACTGGACCGCGATCGCCCCCGAGGGCAAGGTCCCCGTGCGTCTGGGCACGCAGGACAACCCCACGGAGTTCGCCGACACCTGGGCCACCCTGCCCGTGGGCGTCGACACCAAGGCACCGCTGTCCGACTTCTACAGCGAGGACGTGCTCGAACCGCTGCAGGCGGGGCCCGAGAACATGCAGCGCTGGGCCATCACCCAGGGCCAGGGCGACCTGATCGGTGCGGCAGCCGGCGAGCAGCCGGTCGCCGCCGCCGTCAGCGAGGTCACCACCGGCGGGGCGGACCCGCAGCAGGCGGCCGAGGATGCCGCCGCGGCGCTCCAGTCGATCCAGGACTCCCTGGGGTGA
- a CDS encoding SMP-30/gluconolactonase/LRE family protein, with the protein MRDVEQITDVVADHGEGPVWSTGWGGLRFVDMLAGAVLTLRPDGTVDRLDVGRVAAFVRPRRAGGYVVATEHGLGLAGSADAVPDRSVDISRTPGERMNEGAAAPDGSLYVGSTTWDQAPERGHLYRVTPDLQVQTVLADVTISNGLDFSPGLDHAYYVDSGAGRMDTFDVVGGALTRRRPLVTLSRDIGDLDGLTVDSEGTIWVAVYGAGAVHRYSPAGRLLEVVEVPVPHVTACTFGGPDLRQLYITTSRGGAGEHAPPGAGALFVTRSDVPGLPVRAFAG; encoded by the coding sequence GTGCGCGACGTCGAGCAGATCACCGATGTGGTCGCCGACCACGGCGAGGGGCCGGTGTGGTCGACGGGGTGGGGCGGGCTGCGGTTCGTCGACATGCTCGCCGGCGCGGTCCTCACCCTCAGGCCGGACGGCACGGTCGACCGGCTCGACGTCGGACGCGTGGCGGCGTTCGTCCGGCCGCGGCGCGCCGGCGGGTACGTCGTCGCCACGGAGCACGGTCTGGGCCTGGCCGGCTCGGCCGACGCGGTGCCGGACCGGTCGGTCGACATCTCGCGCACGCCGGGCGAGCGTATGAACGAGGGGGCGGCGGCCCCGGACGGCAGCCTCTACGTCGGCTCGACCACCTGGGACCAGGCCCCGGAGCGAGGCCACCTCTACCGCGTCACCCCGGACCTGCAGGTACAGACCGTCCTCGCCGACGTCACCATCTCCAACGGGCTCGACTTCTCCCCGGGTCTCGACCACGCCTACTACGTCGACAGCGGCGCGGGACGGATGGACACCTTCGACGTCGTCGGCGGCGCGCTGACGAGGCGGCGCCCCCTCGTCACGCTGTCCCGGGACATCGGCGACCTCGACGGCCTGACCGTGGACAGCGAGGGCACGATCTGGGTGGCCGTGTACGGGGCCGGAGCAGTCCACCGCTACTCCCCCGCCGGGAGGCTCCTCGAGGTGGTCGAGGTCCCGGTGCCGCACGTCACCGCGTGCACGTTCGGCGGTCCCGACCTGCGGCAGCTCTACATCACCACCTCGAGAGGAGGTGCCGGGGAGCACGCGCCGCCCGGCGCCGGAGCGCTGTTCGTCACCAGATCGGACGTCCCGGGCCTGCCCGTGCGGGCGTTCGCCGGCTGA
- a CDS encoding Gfo/Idh/MocA family protein, producing MTDHGTAGRPVSVGLVGAGRWARLTHGPMHAPPGPTRLAGVWARRRAAADELAAELGVPAFRQVEDLLEVCEAVDFAVPPAVQGDLAPLAARAGKSLLLEKPLAATLAQAREVADTVAESGVASVVALTRRYHAGTRDFLRAAAGLRTQGGPAGGQALYLHGGYLPGGFLDGAAATTWRGGPAGMLLDIGPHLLDLVQEALGRIREVRAVGDPATHLAVTTRHEGGAVGQSFLSGLVAVDPARTRVEVYAGVGEVRWDTAGLDPAEPWARMRAELAAAVRDGAPVTADAAHGLRLQAVLEAVRRAAEGGGWVSVPATGG from the coding sequence GTGACGGACCACGGCACAGCCGGCAGGCCGGTCTCGGTCGGGCTGGTCGGCGCGGGTCGGTGGGCACGCCTCACCCACGGGCCGATGCACGCCCCGCCCGGCCCCACCCGGCTCGCCGGCGTCTGGGCACGGCGTCGGGCGGCCGCGGACGAGCTGGCCGCCGAGCTCGGCGTGCCGGCGTTCCGGCAGGTCGAGGACCTCCTCGAGGTCTGTGAGGCGGTCGACTTCGCCGTGCCTCCCGCCGTGCAGGGCGACCTTGCGCCGCTCGCCGCCCGCGCCGGGAAGTCACTGCTGCTGGAGAAGCCGCTGGCCGCCACGCTGGCGCAGGCGCGGGAGGTGGCCGACACCGTCGCCGAGTCCGGCGTGGCCAGCGTCGTCGCGCTGACCCGCCGCTATCACGCCGGCACGCGCGACTTCCTCCGGGCGGCCGCCGGCCTGCGCACCCAGGGCGGGCCGGCCGGCGGGCAGGCGCTCTACCTGCACGGCGGGTACCTCCCGGGCGGGTTCCTCGACGGCGCCGCGGCGACCACCTGGCGCGGCGGGCCGGCCGGCATGCTGCTGGACATCGGCCCCCACCTGCTGGACCTGGTGCAGGAGGCCCTCGGCCGGATCCGCGAGGTGCGCGCCGTGGGCGACCCGGCCACACACCTGGCGGTCACGACCAGGCACGAGGGCGGCGCCGTCGGGCAGTCGTTCCTGTCCGGGCTGGTCGCCGTGGACCCGGCGCGGACCCGCGTGGAGGTCTACGCCGGCGTCGGGGAGGTCCGGTGGGACACCGCCGGCCTGGACCCCGCCGAGCCGTGGGCCCGGATGCGTGCCGAGCTCGCCGCCGCCGTGCGCGACGGCGCCCCGGTCACCGCCGACGCCGCTCACGGACTGCGTCTGCAGGCCGTGCTGGAGGCCGTGCGGCGCGCCGCCGAGGGCGGCGGCTGGGTGAGCGTGCCGGCGACAGGCGGCTGA
- a CDS encoding zinc-dependent alcohol dehydrogenase, with product MPEVVRFTAPRVVEVVPVPSAVLQPGQVRIRTIASGISAGTEMTAYRGTSPYLTSVWDPQLRLFQHREDPSAGYPLEGWGYSEVGEIVEMAERLTMPQPGDVAVGDLVWGIWGHRTEGVVDAVELRGHRLPAGVDPVLGCFVRVGAIALNAVLAAHSTIGFTVCVIGQGVVGLLATRYAVLTGATVIAVEQIPRRREMAVRMGAHHVLQPGPDLPRQVRELTGGAGVDSAVEISGSYAGLQAATRTVGLDGVVVAAGFYQGQDEALRLGEEFHHNRVQIVASQIGSVPSVLRSRWDVPRLQRTVVELLLRGEPDVVSMVTHRYPLARAAEAYAMLDGGGADALQVILEAS from the coding sequence GTGCCAGAGGTGGTGCGCTTCACGGCCCCGCGCGTGGTCGAGGTCGTGCCCGTGCCCTCCGCGGTGCTGCAGCCCGGTCAGGTACGGATCCGCACCATCGCCTCGGGCATCTCCGCCGGCACCGAGATGACGGCGTACCGGGGCACCAGCCCCTACCTCACCTCCGTGTGGGACCCGCAGCTGCGGCTGTTCCAGCACCGCGAGGACCCCTCCGCCGGGTACCCGCTGGAGGGCTGGGGCTACTCCGAGGTCGGCGAGATCGTGGAGATGGCCGAGCGGCTGACCATGCCGCAGCCGGGTGACGTCGCCGTCGGCGATCTGGTCTGGGGCATCTGGGGCCACCGCACCGAGGGCGTCGTCGACGCCGTGGAGCTGCGCGGGCACCGGCTCCCCGCGGGCGTGGACCCGGTCCTCGGGTGCTTCGTGCGGGTCGGCGCGATCGCGCTCAACGCCGTCCTCGCCGCCCACTCCACGATCGGGTTCACCGTGTGCGTGATCGGGCAGGGCGTCGTGGGCCTTCTCGCCACCCGGTACGCGGTGCTGACCGGCGCCACCGTGATCGCCGTCGAGCAGATTCCCCGGCGCCGCGAGATGGCCGTGCGGATGGGCGCCCACCACGTCCTTCAGCCCGGGCCGGACCTGCCGCGCCAGGTGCGCGAGCTGACCGGCGGCGCGGGGGTGGACTCGGCCGTGGAGATCTCCGGCTCCTACGCGGGACTGCAGGCCGCCACGCGGACCGTGGGGCTGGACGGTGTCGTGGTCGCCGCCGGCTTCTACCAGGGTCAGGACGAGGCGCTGCGGCTGGGGGAGGAGTTCCACCACAACCGGGTGCAGATCGTCGCCTCGCAGATCGGCTCGGTGCCCTCGGTGCTGCGCTCGCGGTGGGACGTGCCGCGGCTGCAGCGCACGGTGGTCGAGCTGCTGCTCCGCGGCGAGCCGGACGTGGTGTCCATGGTGACCCACCGCTATCCGCTGGCCCGGGCGGCGGAGGCCTACGCCATGCTCGACGGCGGCGGGGCCGACGCCCTGCAGGTCATCCTGGAGGCGTCGTGA
- a CDS encoding sugar phosphate isomerase/epimerase family protein produces the protein MRLCVQEQHLPGATLEEKWAAATAWGYDGIELRARGDGAFVARLPELRWAAARGVVMPTVCPETDHFVGDFDAARREDAVVQLCAQLDVIAELGGTGVTTPASWGMFSTRLPPFVPPRTAAEDSAVLVDTLGRAAAHATALGVCVYLEPLNRYEDHMVNRLEQGSALIRAVGSPGLRLTADTFHMSIEEADLPGALRAAGPDLGHVQASDSNRLEPGAGHLDLAGVLGVLTEIGYAGDVAVESRLSGPAHQVLPRAAALLREVL, from the coding sequence GTGAGGCTCTGCGTGCAGGAGCAGCACCTCCCCGGCGCCACCCTCGAGGAGAAGTGGGCGGCGGCGACGGCGTGGGGCTACGACGGGATCGAGCTGCGCGCCCGGGGGGACGGGGCGTTCGTCGCCCGCCTGCCGGAGCTGCGCTGGGCGGCCGCCCGCGGCGTCGTCATGCCCACGGTGTGCCCCGAGACCGACCACTTCGTGGGCGACTTCGACGCCGCCCGCCGGGAGGACGCCGTCGTCCAGCTGTGCGCCCAGCTCGACGTGATCGCCGAGCTCGGCGGCACCGGTGTGACCACGCCCGCCTCGTGGGGCATGTTCTCCACCCGGCTGCCGCCCTTCGTCCCGCCCCGCACCGCGGCGGAGGACTCCGCCGTGCTGGTCGACACCCTCGGCCGCGCCGCCGCCCACGCCACCGCGCTCGGCGTGTGCGTCTACCTCGAGCCGCTCAACCGCTACGAGGACCACATGGTCAACCGCCTCGAGCAGGGGTCGGCGCTGATCAGGGCGGTCGGCTCCCCGGGACTGCGGCTCACTGCCGACACCTTCCACATGAGCATCGAGGAGGCCGACCTTCCCGGGGCGCTGCGGGCGGCGGGCCCGGACCTGGGGCACGTGCAGGCGTCGGACTCCAACCGGCTCGAGCCCGGTGCGGGGCACCTGGACCTCGCGGGGGTGCTGGGCGTCCTGACCGAGATCGGGTACGCCGGCGACGTCGCCGTCGAGTCGAGGCTCAGCGGGCCGGCGCACCAGGTGCTGCCGCGGGCGGCCGCGCTGCTGCGGGAGGTGCTGTGA
- a CDS encoding MGH1-like glycoside hydrolase domain-containing protein, translating to MDDDERPGAEEIRSAAAALLEENWTGDHTVPATGLYPHQWSWDSGFIAVGLRHVAPQRAQRELESLLAAQWADGRLPQIVFDLDRDDDYAPGDSFWRSRTIAGAPERPTAGLIQPPNHAWAALLVHRADPTLSRERRFLKGVYPRLVAWHGYLAARRDHRGAGLAAVVHPWESGTDNSPLWDEALAAVPDTPAWQVTRPDLAHADAAERPGRKEYARYFWLAERYRDHGCDDTDEDHPFAMEDPCFNALWAVSELALAEIATELGRDDAPHRARAARIAAALEGLFLPELGIYGAHDVVRDTLVRKATVNGLVPLVLPGLPHAAELVDTMRGPGFLGGGALLVPSYDLRAPDADTALYWRGPAWFNMNWMLVAGLREHLEGPLADSIARQLVTLAVRHGFPEYVDPITGEPHGTRDFSWTAALALDLAITERSPQ from the coding sequence GTGGACGACGACGAGCGGCCGGGCGCGGAGGAGATCCGCAGTGCGGCGGCGGCCTTGCTGGAGGAGAACTGGACCGGCGACCACACGGTGCCGGCCACCGGCCTGTACCCCCACCAGTGGAGCTGGGACTCCGGGTTCATCGCGGTCGGGCTGAGGCACGTCGCCCCCCAGCGGGCGCAGCGCGAGCTCGAGTCGTTGCTGGCCGCGCAGTGGGCGGATGGGCGCCTGCCGCAGATCGTCTTCGACCTCGACCGCGACGACGACTACGCCCCCGGCGACTCCTTCTGGCGCTCGCGGACCATCGCGGGGGCACCGGAACGTCCGACGGCGGGGCTGATCCAGCCGCCCAACCACGCCTGGGCCGCCCTGCTGGTGCACCGGGCCGACCCCACGCTCTCCCGCGAGCGTCGCTTCCTCAAGGGGGTCTACCCCCGGCTGGTCGCCTGGCACGGCTACCTGGCGGCGCGCCGCGACCACCGCGGCGCCGGGCTGGCGGCCGTCGTGCACCCGTGGGAGTCCGGCACCGACAACTCCCCGCTGTGGGACGAGGCGCTCGCCGCGGTGCCGGACACTCCCGCCTGGCAGGTCACCCGTCCCGACCTGGCGCATGCCGACGCGGCGGAGCGGCCGGGCCGGAAGGAGTACGCGCGGTACTTCTGGCTCGCCGAGCGCTACCGGGACCACGGGTGCGACGACACGGACGAGGACCACCCCTTCGCCATGGAGGACCCGTGCTTCAACGCGCTGTGGGCCGTCTCCGAGCTGGCGCTCGCGGAGATCGCCACCGAGCTCGGGCGTGACGACGCACCGCACCGCGCCCGGGCCGCCCGCATCGCCGCGGCACTGGAAGGGCTCTTCCTGCCCGAGCTGGGAATCTACGGCGCGCACGACGTGGTGCGGGACACCCTGGTCCGCAAGGCGACCGTCAACGGGCTGGTGCCGCTCGTCCTGCCGGGCCTGCCGCACGCGGCGGAGCTGGTGGACACCATGCGCGGGCCCGGCTTCCTCGGCGGCGGGGCCCTGCTGGTGCCCAGCTACGACCTGCGCGCCCCGGACGCGGACACCGCCCTGTACTGGCGGGGACCGGCGTGGTTCAACATGAACTGGATGCTCGTCGCCGGGCTGCGCGAGCACCTCGAGGGCCCTTTGGCCGACTCCATCGCCAGGCAGCTCGTCACGCTCGCGGTGCGTCACGGCTTCCCCGAGTACGTCGACCCGATCACCGGCGAGCCGCACGGCACGCGTGACTTCTCCTGGACGGCCGCGCTCGCTCTCGATCTCGCCATCACGGAGCGAAGCCCGCAGTGA